A single window of Thalassomonas viridans DNA harbors:
- a CDS encoding NAD(P)/FAD-dependent oxidoreductase — MKSTTPKIVIVGGGAGGLELATQLGHKLGKRNKAQILLIDKNRNHIWKPLLHEVATGSLDSDLDGVVYSAHAAKHGYQFQLGTFSALDPANKSLTLAPQLDENGQQILPWREVSFDKLVIAVGSVSNDFNTPGIKEFCYFLDSHQQAKRFHHALLDNFTRIHQANSNKSLNIAIVGAGATGVELSAELFHVADLLKVYGLDKMTRQKLNIHLIEAGDSILPALPARISAAVRRELSALGVNVMENTRIAKGCEQGFITSDEQLIPADLMLWAAGVKAPDFIREMGIFELNRVNQILVKADLTSTVDQDIYVIGDCCACKLPDGSWVPPRAQSAHQMAQCVQKNLLRELKGLPLQAYKYVDYGSLVNLSRYSTIGSLMGNLTKNSMFVEGRIARLVYISLYRMHQRAIHGSAKTLALWFAEKIMKVVRPRMKLH; from the coding sequence ATGAAATCAACTACTCCTAAAATAGTCATTGTCGGTGGCGGTGCGGGCGGCCTGGAATTGGCCACGCAGTTAGGACATAAACTGGGAAAACGTAATAAAGCACAAATACTGTTAATCGATAAAAACCGCAATCATATCTGGAAGCCTCTTCTGCACGAGGTGGCGACGGGCTCGCTTGATTCAGATCTCGACGGCGTGGTCTATTCCGCCCATGCCGCCAAACACGGCTACCAGTTCCAGCTGGGTACATTCAGCGCTTTGGACCCGGCAAACAAGTCCCTGACCCTGGCGCCTCAGCTGGATGAAAATGGCCAGCAGATATTACCCTGGCGTGAAGTCAGCTTTGATAAGCTGGTGATCGCCGTCGGCAGTGTCAGTAATGACTTCAATACACCGGGCATTAAAGAATTTTGCTACTTCCTCGACTCCCATCAGCAGGCGAAACGTTTTCACCATGCCCTGCTGGATAACTTTACCCGCATCCATCAGGCGAACAGCAACAAATCCTTAAATATTGCCATAGTCGGCGCCGGCGCTACCGGAGTAGAGCTTTCCGCCGAGCTTTTTCACGTGGCGGATCTGCTTAAAGTCTACGGCCTGGATAAGATGACCAGGCAAAAGCTCAATATTCACCTGATTGAGGCGGGAGACAGTATTCTGCCTGCTTTGCCCGCCAGGATCTCGGCAGCGGTGCGCCGGGAACTGTCCGCTCTCGGGGTGAATGTGATGGAAAATACCCGGATCGCCAAAGGCTGCGAGCAGGGTTTTATTACCAGCGACGAACAGCTGATCCCGGCGGATCTTATGCTCTGGGCCGCCGGGGTGAAAGCGCCGGACTTTATCAGGGAAATGGGTATCTTTGAACTGAACCGCGTCAACCAGATCCTGGTGAAAGCGGATTTAACCAGTACCGTAGATCAGGATATTTATGTGATCGGCGACTGCTGCGCCTGCAAGCTGCCGGACGGCAGCTGGGTGCCGCCGCGGGCTCAGTCGGCGCACCAGATGGCGCAGTGCGTGCAAAAAAACCTGTTGCGGGAACTGAAAGGTTTGCCTTTGCAGGCCTATAAATATGTTGATTACGGCTCTCTGGTAAACCTGTCCCGCTACAGCACCATAGGCAGCCTGATGGGCAATTTGACCAAAAACAGCATGTTTGTGGAAGGGCGGATCGCCCGCCTGGTATATATTTCCCTGTACCGCATGCACCAGAGGGCAATACATGGTAGCGCCAAGACCCTGGCCTTGTGGTTTGCGGAAAAAATCATGAAGGTGGTGCGCCCGCGGATGAAGCTGCATTAA
- a CDS encoding efflux RND transporter permease subunit, translated as MGFSLSAYYERFIIDRPKTTLLVITLVVLAFSYYAPGIRLDASADTLILENDQSLKYYRGIKARYGSDDYLFVTYSPKKDLFSAAALGDLKQLRDKLAAIRGVSSVVSIWDVPLINSPRITLDELQDGIRTLSTPGLDTELARKEFTTSPLYKNMLISEDGQTTALQVNITRNEKYYRLLAERNGLREKQLKQALTPAEEMQLEQVSKEFYHYTAGLQQQLKAMIAEVRQVLDQHKNNADIFLGGIPMITADSIDYIAHDLTTFSVGVLVFIIFILAIAFGRLHWVLLPMVTCFCAGSIMLGLLSLLDWPITVVSANFISLMLIVTLSLTVHLIVRYQELHSEQSDAGQRYLVLTTMYKKLVPCFYTTTTTMIAFGSLLISFIRPLIDFGWMMIMGMAVSFILAFTLFPATLMLLKPGKPGTQQDLTAKITKYIAGRIELHPKKILSGYTLLVLLSIAGMGLLTVENRFIDYFKKSTEIYQGMELIDQKLGGTTPLEVVLDAPAEFFQQADEEEPLDEEFLEEFGMDAEDFGYDEAAEAGITGNSYWFNVQQLEQVRQIHEYLDSLGETGKVLSIASTMAMLKTLDPQVVSDNFMLSVLYSKLSEQIKSSLVTPYLSEDGNQLRFGIRIFESDPNLKREQLLAKIREQLTGHFGLEDDQVHLTGMVVLYNNMLQSLFKSQILTIGVVFLAILLMFLVLFRNFKLSLIALIPNMVAAALVLGLMGFIGIPLDLMTITIAAICIGIAVDNSIHYVDRFNSEFDRHRDYWLSVRHCHGSIGKAMYYTSITITLGFSILALSNFVPTVYFGLLTGFAMLMALFANMTLLPLLIVQFKPRGQPQDEQRPLEAVDARLTD; from the coding sequence ATGGGGTTTTCGCTCTCTGCCTATTACGAACGCTTTATCATAGACCGGCCAAAAACAACCTTGTTGGTGATAACCCTGGTGGTGCTTGCCTTTAGCTATTATGCGCCGGGCATACGCCTGGATGCCTCTGCCGACACCCTGATCCTGGAAAATGACCAGTCGCTGAAATATTACCGCGGCATCAAAGCCAGATACGGCTCTGACGACTACCTGTTTGTCACCTATTCCCCGAAAAAAGACCTGTTTTCAGCCGCCGCACTCGGCGATCTCAAACAGCTCAGGGATAAACTCGCCGCCATCCGGGGAGTATCATCCGTCGTCAGCATCTGGGACGTACCTTTAATCAACAGTCCGCGCATCACCCTGGATGAACTGCAAGACGGCATACGCACCTTATCCACCCCGGGACTGGATACCGAATTAGCCCGCAAGGAATTTACCACCAGCCCCTTGTATAAAAACATGCTGATCAGCGAAGACGGCCAAACCACGGCACTGCAGGTCAATATTACCCGCAACGAGAAATATTACCGCTTGCTGGCCGAGCGCAACGGTTTACGGGAAAAACAGCTCAAACAGGCATTGACCCCGGCAGAAGAAATGCAGCTGGAGCAGGTATCAAAAGAATTTTATCATTATACCGCCGGCTTACAGCAACAGCTTAAGGCCATGATCGCCGAAGTGCGCCAGGTACTGGACCAGCACAAAAACAACGCCGACATCTTTCTCGGCGGCATTCCCATGATCACCGCCGACTCCATAGACTATATCGCCCATGACCTTACCACCTTCAGCGTCGGCGTGCTGGTTTTTATCATCTTTATTCTCGCCATCGCCTTTGGCAGGCTGCATTGGGTGCTCCTGCCTATGGTGACCTGCTTTTGCGCCGGCAGCATTATGCTGGGACTATTGTCTCTGCTCGACTGGCCCATTACCGTGGTTTCCGCCAACTTTATTTCCCTGATGCTGATCGTCACCCTGTCGCTAACGGTACATTTGATCGTGCGCTACCAGGAGCTGCACAGCGAACAGTCGGATGCCGGGCAACGCTACCTGGTGTTGACCACTATGTATAAAAAGCTCGTGCCCTGCTTTTATACCACCACCACCACTATGATAGCTTTCGGCTCCTTGCTGATCAGCTTTATCCGCCCCCTGATCGATTTCGGCTGGATGATGATCATGGGTATGGCGGTCTCTTTTATTCTCGCCTTTACCCTGTTTCCCGCCACCCTGATGCTGTTAAAGCCGGGCAAACCCGGTACGCAGCAGGATCTCACCGCCAAAATCACCAAATACATCGCCGGCAGAATAGAACTTCATCCGAAAAAAATCCTCTCTGGTTATACCCTGCTGGTACTGCTCAGCATTGCCGGCATGGGCCTGTTAACGGTGGAGAACCGCTTTATCGACTATTTCAAAAAATCGACGGAAATCTACCAGGGCATGGAGCTTATCGACCAGAAACTCGGCGGCACCACGCCGCTGGAAGTGGTACTTGATGCCCCGGCCGAGTTTTTCCAGCAGGCAGATGAGGAAGAACCCCTGGATGAGGAGTTTCTCGAAGAGTTCGGCATGGACGCGGAAGATTTCGGTTACGACGAAGCCGCTGAAGCCGGCATTACCGGCAACAGTTACTGGTTTAATGTGCAGCAGCTGGAGCAGGTGCGGCAGATACACGAGTATCTCGACAGCCTGGGGGAAACCGGCAAAGTCCTTTCCATCGCCAGCACCATGGCCATGCTCAAAACCCTGGATCCCCAGGTGGTCAGCGACAACTTTATGCTCTCGGTGCTCTACAGCAAGCTCTCAGAGCAAATCAAATCTTCCCTGGTGACTCCCTATTTGTCGGAAGACGGTAACCAGCTGCGCTTTGGCATCCGTATCTTTGAATCGGACCCCAACCTTAAACGCGAACAGCTGCTGGCAAAGATCCGCGAACAGTTAACCGGCCACTTCGGCCTGGAAGACGATCAGGTTCACCTCACCGGCATGGTGGTGCTGTACAACAATATGCTGCAAAGCCTGTTTAAATCCCAAATCCTTACCATAGGCGTGGTGTTTCTGGCGATACTGCTGATGTTTCTGGTGTTGTTCAGAAACTTTAAACTGTCCCTGATCGCCCTGATCCCCAATATGGTGGCCGCCGCACTGGTACTGGGACTGATGGGCTTTATCGGGATCCCGCTGGATCTGATGACCATCACCATAGCCGCCATCTGCATCGGCATCGCGGTGGATAATTCCATCCATTACGTCGACCGTTTCAACAGTGAGTTCGACCGCCACCGGGACTACTGGCTCTCAGTCAGGCACTGTCACGGCAGTATCGGCAAGGCCATGTATTATACCTCCATCACCATTACCTTAGGTTTTTCCATCCTGGCCTTGTCCAATTTTGTACCTACGGTTTATTTCGGCCTGCTCACAGGTTTTGCCATGCTCATGGCCCTGTTTGCCAATATGACGCTGCTGCCTTTGTTGATCGTACAATTTAAACCCAGGGGCCAGCCGCAGGACGAACAAAGGCCCCTTGAGGCGGTAGATGCCCGGCTCACGGATTAA